One window of Sulfurospirillum sp. 1612 genomic DNA carries:
- a CDS encoding response regulator transcription factor: protein MSTHTDVEKLKKVLNNFTVLYIEKNENLKTKVGSFLSKIFSKTYITSHAQEGLELFEQHHPAFVISCIQLEDMDGLKLAKKLRNICPKVRIIITSSKDDKDHLLEAINLHVDGYLMKPFRISSLAKLLHSHSEKMLEELNHVQFNQYMYKIFNKQQNLIALIRDDHLVLTNETFLNFFGLKTQLELRERAMKLDEILLPHPNFLYRKEDDTKSCLEKIKQNIDRLYNIKIHDTENVEHHFILKLASINENNDAYILSLTDITPLNLLGLYAKKRIEDDTILSNKETILHLFNAAKEADATIKLYNFYKGLMISSDGKIIETSLNHYTFKTSINQLKSVRFEQKTVIHCDLFPFDIESSDIKDINFAKQTIEAENCSMLKTTPSERKSLILEPDEHHSVSLVFREKIYDQEMYIKDMSKEAVKISLPSIPEGMAEEDEIYISLSFKDQPKPTIIRTKARVFKILPHKEAFYIIADFVPTAPSHKAIVNYLISRQMTLVREFKGLSI from the coding sequence AGAGAAACTAAAAAAAGTCCTGAATAATTTCACGGTTCTTTACATAGAAAAAAATGAAAATTTAAAAACCAAAGTCGGTTCGTTTCTTTCTAAAATCTTTTCGAAAACCTATATAACATCTCATGCGCAAGAGGGTTTGGAACTTTTTGAACAACACCACCCTGCATTTGTCATATCATGTATTCAACTCGAAGATATGGATGGCTTGAAACTTGCAAAAAAATTACGAAATATCTGTCCAAAAGTCAGGATTATCATCACCTCATCAAAAGATGACAAAGACCATCTACTTGAAGCGATTAATCTACATGTTGATGGTTATTTGATGAAGCCTTTTCGTATCAGCAGTCTAGCCAAGCTTTTGCATTCGCACTCAGAAAAGATGCTAGAGGAACTCAATCATGTACAATTCAATCAATACATGTACAAAATATTTAACAAGCAACAAAATCTCATTGCCCTCATCCGAGACGATCATCTTGTCCTCACCAATGAAACCTTTTTAAACTTTTTTGGTCTTAAAACGCAGTTAGAGTTGAGAGAAAGAGCGATGAAATTAGATGAAATTTTGTTGCCACATCCAAATTTTTTGTATCGTAAAGAAGATGATACAAAGAGTTGCCTGGAAAAAATCAAACAAAATATCGACCGATTGTACAATATCAAGATCCATGATACAGAGAACGTAGAACACCATTTTATCTTGAAACTAGCGAGTATTAACGAAAACAATGATGCTTATATTTTGTCATTGACCGATATCACACCGCTCAATCTCCTTGGTCTTTATGCTAAAAAAAGAATAGAAGATGATACGATTCTCTCTAACAAAGAGACGATTTTGCATCTTTTTAATGCCGCCAAAGAAGCCGATGCGACGATTAAATTGTATAATTTCTATAAAGGCCTCATGATATCGAGTGATGGCAAGATTATCGAGACTTCGCTCAATCATTATACCTTTAAGACATCAATAAATCAGCTGAAATCTGTGAGATTTGAACAAAAAACCGTCATACATTGTGATCTGTTTCCGTTTGATATAGAATCAAGCGACATCAAAGATATTAACTTTGCAAAGCAGACGATAGAAGCCGAAAATTGCTCGATGTTAAAAACAACACCGAGTGAGAGAAAATCACTGATTTTGGAACCTGATGAACACCATAGTGTTTCATTGGTATTTCGAGAAAAGATTTATGACCAAGAGATGTACATCAAAGATATGTCTAAAGAAGCCGTTAAAATCTCTCTACCAAGTATTCCAGAAGGCATGGCTGAGGAAGATGAAATCTATATCAGCCTCTCTTTTAAAGACCAACCAAAGCCCACTATCATCCGCACCAAAGCCCGCGTTTTTAAAATATTACCACATAAAGAAGCATTTTATATCATTGCTGATTTTGTCCCAACAGCACCCTCACATAAGGCTATTGTCAATTATCTAATATCTCGACAGATGACGCTTGTACGGGAATTTAAAGGCCTCAGTATCTAG
- a CDS encoding CARDB domain-containing protein, with translation MMKNIVFMMLLLFVMPSFADSQYDKDIVVLDQSRDDKVKEVFKQLMGYYEEQDSQGFFSLVSEDRFIQDYMIFSEAIEKDFRTYDILSFDYWVDKITSDGIKRYLYVKWDKRYEVTNGTTQIKKVGYSRFLFDEINGQYKLIELAGNNLWGESLGEWTRDVPKIAGQEVYQTASGAPAAAGGALPDLTVTIIDASVSEVYFKIMNIGAGTAIAPITYRISYCGNNATYNYDGNLAPGETQTLSKPMPAYVCPSSSPITITIDPSDNIIESDEFNNEESATL, from the coding sequence ATGATGAAAAATATTGTCTTCATGATGTTGTTACTGTTTGTTATGCCGAGTTTTGCAGATTCTCAGTATGATAAAGACATCGTGGTTTTGGATCAAAGTCGAGATGATAAAGTCAAAGAGGTCTTTAAGCAACTCATGGGATATTATGAAGAACAAGATTCACAAGGATTTTTCTCTTTAGTCTCAGAGGATCGGTTTATTCAAGACTATATGATTTTTAGTGAAGCTATTGAAAAAGACTTTAGAACTTACGATATCCTAAGCTTTGATTATTGGGTCGATAAAATTACTAGTGATGGCATCAAACGTTATCTTTATGTCAAATGGGATAAACGCTACGAAGTAACCAATGGTACAACACAAATCAAAAAAGTAGGGTATTCTAGATTTTTGTTTGATGAGATTAATGGTCAATACAAGTTGATTGAATTAGCGGGCAATAATCTCTGGGGTGAGAGTTTGGGTGAGTGGACACGCGATGTTCCAAAAATTGCCGGTCAAGAAGTCTATCAGACCGCAAGTGGTGCTCCTGCTGCCGCAGGTGGTGCATTGCCAGATCTCACAGTAACGATTATAGATGCATCCGTTTCTGAAGTATATTTTAAAATTATGAATATTGGAGCAGGTACAGCCATCGCTCCGATTACGTATAGGATTAGTTATTGTGGCAACAATGCTACCTATAATTATGATGGTAATCTCGCGCCAGGGGAAACTCAAACTCTTTCAAAACCCATGCCTGCTTATGTTTGTCCTTCTAGTAGCCCCATTACTATTACGATTGACCCTAGTGATAATATTATTGAATCTGATGAATTCAATAATGAAGAGAGTGCTACTCTATGA
- a CDS encoding response regulator, with amino-acid sequence MKKILIVEDESLVAMDLSAILTSSGYAVAGIASNFDDAIALEAQTKPDLVLMDIYLKDSKDGISVATQIKSHHDVPIIYITALNSEEDINRAIMTNPSAYLVKPFDIGALKAAIEIAFLNAHTEEQKGDIGLDHEFRFDSKLHQLYYRGGFVKLTKKESELLVLLMESANQVVSLYDIENHIWPEKDYNVNTLRALVSRLRAKLKYKFIETLPAIGYRIVLVD; translated from the coding sequence ATGAAAAAGATTTTGATTGTGGAAGATGAAAGTTTGGTGGCGATGGATTTATCTGCGATACTGACATCATCAGGTTATGCGGTTGCTGGCATTGCGTCAAATTTTGATGATGCGATTGCTTTGGAGGCGCAAACAAAACCGGACTTGGTATTGATGGACATCTATCTCAAAGATTCCAAAGATGGTATTTCTGTGGCAACACAGATAAAATCGCATCATGATGTGCCGATTATTTATATTACGGCACTGAATAGTGAGGAAGATATCAATAGAGCCATCATGACAAACCCATCTGCTTATTTGGTGAAGCCTTTTGATATTGGTGCGCTAAAAGCAGCGATAGAAATCGCGTTTTTGAATGCTCATACAGAGGAACAAAAAGGTGATATTGGATTGGATCACGAGTTTCGCTTTGATTCTAAATTGCATCAACTCTATTATAGGGGTGGATTTGTAAAATTGACAAAAAAAGAGAGCGAACTGTTGGTATTGCTCATGGAATCGGCCAATCAGGTGGTCTCTCTTTACGATATTGAAAATCATATTTGGCCAGAAAAAGATTATAATGTCAATACGCTTCGGGCACTTGTGAGTAGGTTGCGAGCAAAACTAAAATACAAATTTATAGAAACTTTGCCTGCGATTGGCTACCGCATTGTACTTGTGGATTAA